From Triticum urartu cultivar G1812 chromosome 2, Tu2.1, whole genome shotgun sequence, a single genomic window includes:
- the LOC125537401 gene encoding uncharacterized protein LOC125537401 — protein MLIWFCIGSCHCCFLQFDSWSNFSVCRAVACSLSKTPAARRPPPAAYPVCCRSSPAARRLSHLLLLYRRPSASIRWPPVSLIHKRPRRSGSAEPPPGGVPARGCVHLAVECLLPSGRPDSLFILQLQPNPDTQDVKRAFRRLANLLAPRRDPHPRLTPPFASSKRPSPTSWRAPPPAPVSLLLLLAAFPSQRCALDGLPPLLPCAWVRAHAGGAFAWVLEPLIHVHVRGYLARAAALSLLAGRRRSGCSRRLSHGLCMKYSQQSNDQT, from the exons TTCATGTCACTGTTGTTTCCTGCAATTTGATTCATGGTCAAACTTTTCAGTCTGCCGGGCGGTGGCCTGCTCCCTCTCGAAGACTCCTGccgctcgccgcccgccgcccgccgcttATCCCGTCTGCTGCCGCTCGTCGCCTGCCGCCCGCCGCTTATCCCATCTCCTGCTGCTCTACCGCCGCCCCAGCGCCTCTATAAGATGGCCCCCGGTCTCGCTTATCCACAAGCGGCCGCGGAGGAGCGGCTCCGCCGAGCCGCCACCAGGGGGCGTACCGGCGAGGGGCTGCGTCCACCTTGCCGTCGAGTGCCTCCTCCCCTCCGGCCGCCCCGATTCCCTCTTCATCCTCCAGCTCCAGCCCAACCCCGACACCCAGGACGTCAAGCGGGCCTTCCGTCGCCTAGCCAACCTCCTGGCCCCTCGGCGCGATCCCCATCCCCGGCTGACACCGCCCTTCGCGTCGTCGAAGAGGCCTTCGCCCACCTCTTGGAGAGCACCTCCACCAGCGCCGGTTTCGCTCCTGCTGCTCCTGGCGGCGTTTCCGTCCCAGAGATGTGCTCTGGACGGTCTGCCCCCACTGCTGCCATGTGCATGGGTACGAGCGCATGCTGGTGGGGCGTTTGCTTGGGTGCTCGAACCCCTGATTCATGTGCATGTTCGTGGCTACCTAGCCCGCGCGGCTGCCCTCTCCCTGCTCGccggtcgccgccgctcgggttgTTCGCGCAGGCTAAGCCACGGGTTGTGTATGAAATATTCACAACAAAGCAACG ATCAAACATAG